The DNA window ACCAGTAGGAATTTGGTTGCACCTCACAACCCGCGCTCAGCTGGGAATTCCTGCTGGTTATTATACAAAAGCAAAATGTCAATTTGTCTAATGAGTACCTTGTTACTGGGGATTGTCACCGAGCAAAATCAATAGCTGAACTGTATAATAACAATTataataacaacactttattgtccatcaAAATGAACTCATTAAAATGGAAAATTGTGTTCCACATGTCTAACCTGCATGCAAAATTGCAACTTGAGTTTCCAAAGCCGTGAAGAAAAGTTCATGCAATGCCCTAATCCTACTGTTGAAAACACGTATCACGGCTTGCATGTAATGTTGAATGAATTTGTTACCACCAAGTTCATTTGAGAAAACAGTTTCAACATTTCAAAAGTCAAGAGAATTAAAGTACCAAAGACATGCTTTTCTTTAAGTTCAAAGTACATAGTACAGACATCTAGAAAGCGCCCTACCTGACTGACTGTGAAGTTGAAGAGAATCCTCCGTCATACTCTGTAGACTGTTCCAAGGCACAGAAATCATATTCCTGTCAAAAGCAACAGAGAACAAAAGTGAGGTTGGAGAGGGAATCCCTTTTCATCCACACATCTTGACACAAACGGAACCAATGATACTACGTTCACTAAAGCCGTCAGTGTTTAGTGCAAGGGAAGCAATTCTCTTGTGGAGCAGGCATACACCAACCATGGATTTAGCACATCATTTGTGACAAGTGTTATCCTCAAGTGGACGAAGCACAATGCCAAACAAATACATCTAGCTCACGAGAAAAAGACTTAGTCCTAGGCTGATGTTCTTAAAAAGTGAAATTGTCATATTACTGTCATGTTGTATCACTGAGCACTTTGTTGTGTCCAGTGGCATCACATTGGTTTAAACGAAGCTTGTTGGGTAAAAGTAAGCAGTGACGATGACCAATCATGTGTGGTCAGCAGTGATCCTGTACTTCTATGGCTACCTTCTCACTAAGTAGCCCCTTCACCGGGATGCTTCATTTTAAAATTCTCCGAAGACGGAGTATAGCTGCCTATATGGTGGGGAGACTGAAACGGTTGTACATATATAATCTTTCCATTCGGATGAGGGAGACAGCTTCTCTGAACCAAGTAGCCCCGCAAGTGCTAAGTGCCATTAGGAACCCCTCAGCTGATACTGATAATgatccccccccaaaaaaaatatcaCTCCAGactttgcctttttttttaagactgTTTGATACGACAGACCAACCAGTTTTTTTGAGATTCTGGGTTGTACTATGAAAAAGAAATTCAAATTTGTAAAATGTCCAGCACAATGACCATGGTCACTCCTTACCTTGCAGCCACAGACCAGCTCCTCAACTTCATCGGGGCGGAAGAGATACCGCAACGGACTCTCGTTGGTCACCATCAGAAAGCCCTTCTTGAAGGCACGGAACTGTGTCTCTATTGACTTGTTCAAAATGAAGTCTGCGTACAAGTCCACAAACTCCTGGGGAAAGAAGAAAGGATGTTATTTTACAACTATTTGAACTAATCGAGCGGGCTACTTCACTATTTGCGAGATGTACAAAGCACAATAACTGCTACAACCTATGCAAGCAttcaccgacagacagacagacaagacagacagacaggaaaatggAGACAGTGAAAAAGATGCAGACAGACACTTAAGGCAGTCCTGAATTGAGCTTGAAGGcgactttgcaaagtctttttgcagaaaactcagtgctaaagcttcgtgtgTCGAGCTTCGCTAAGCAGGCTTAACACagacaagaaaacaaactaAACGGAAGCGTATAAAATCCAACAGACAAGCACAGCTTGAAATTACTTTTAAGGGTAAACACTGTAGTCACCAGACAAGATagaaaatttcaaacaaaacCTATCACAAcctgcacaaaacaagcaaacaaacaaaggaccACGACAAAGCAGCCACCCACCCGCTTGTTACGCTGCGTGAGAAAGATCTCCCCACCACCCTCCTTGAGGTCGTGCTGGATAGAGTTGACGAAGATGTCTTGGAAGCCGATGCGGAAGGTCTGCATGAACACATCCTCCATGTCGTCGCCCTCGTAGTCCAATATCTGCTGCAGGCTGCTGGCTAACGTCTGAAAAGGTAACGTGATACATGTCTCATCCCAAATCCAAATAATAAGTAGAGTAACAAATAACAGATTATATAATATcatagaaacaaacaaacatgatatAACAACCTCCTCGCCAAACCCCTCTGAGTGACTCACAAATACCAGTAGCCCTAGTTACTTTTTTGATCAACTTTAGCTGCAAACAGCTTTACTTTCCCCCCTTTGACTCTCTctctaatacacacacacacacacacaaatacacacacaaatgcacacacacacgcttgcacCCACAAGCAGACACATTTTCCCGACAAAGCAGGGACTAGGCATGGGGCATAAAGCACGTCAATAGTGGATCAAGATTGCCCacagccccccacccccacccaacacacacaccaaggccCCAACACTTACGGGTTCCTCATCGATCAGGTCCTCAAAGACACCTTTCTTGCCCAGCAGTTTGCGGTAGGTCATCATGGGTagctggacacacacacacacaacacaaccccttccccacacacacatccccccccccccaccctcacaCACATCAAGGCCCCAACACTTAACGGTTCAACAGCCATCAGGTCATCAAAGACTCCATTCTTGCCCAGCAGCTTGCGATAGGTCACCATGGGTagctggacacacacacagaaaccaccccctcaccccccccccccctccaaacaccagatcccccccccccccccccccccactcacacacCAAGGCCCCAACATTTACGGGTCCAACAGGTCCTCAGACTTCCTTCTTGCCCAGCAGCTTGCGATAGGTCACCATGGGTAGCtggacacccacacacacaaacaccaccccctcaccccatacacacagacatcccTACCCAAcaccagacacccccccccccccccacacacacacccaaggcCCGAACACTTACAGGTTCAACATCCAACAGGTCCTCAAAGACTCCCTTCTTGCCCAGCAGCTTGCGGTAGGTGACTATGAGAAGctggacacacactcacaacaccccccccccccccccccccccccccgtcccaacacacacaccaaggccCCAACACTTACGGGTTCCACTACCAACAGGTCCTAAAAGTCAAAGACTCCCTTCTTGCCCAGCAGTTTGCGGTAGGTGACCATGGGTtgctggacacacacacacacaacacatccacccaccccctcccaacACTTACGGGTTCAACGTCCATCAGATCCCCAAAGACTCCCTTCTTGCCCAACAGCTTGCGGTAGGTGACCATGGGCAGCTGGACGTGGAGGATACAGCTGTTGTAGATGGCAAGTCCCAGGACGATGCCGATCAGGATGAACTGACTCTCCGTTTCAAAGGACGAGGGGTTGAACCAGAACTGCTGCGTTTCCTGATTGAAGGTGAACATGCCTGCACACAAGGAATGATTTCTTTAGACACTTCGTATGTGAATCActaaatgtttcgttttgtcaattAAACATTTCATAAAATTACCATTCCTGGTTTTGAGTCTTAATTTTGGAACATTAGAAATCTACCGGTTTCAGATTTCTTTTTGTCAGTGACAAAACAttgtaaacttttttttaaacaacatgTGCAAGGAAGCAGCTCAAAGAAAGCCTTACCAAAATCCGGATTGAAGAGCTCTTCAACTATCAGCTGAAAGAATTCTTTGGAGACTCCCCCCTCATCCAGGCCCTGTTCATTCTCAAACTCCACAAACAGCTGTTTCTTGAGGTCAGCTGGATTCTCCATGGCTCGCATCTCCAACTGCACACAATCGTTTCGGTTTGTAATTGTTTTCATTCAGACAAACAGTCTTGGTTCTGAAGGTTGGTGgcacacagtggaaccccctttaagaccccccaatttcaaacttcctcctttttaagaccttgctttttcagattttttgatCACAACTTCtgcaaatttacctccattttaagactccctccttttaaaaaaactgattttctcaggttttttgaTGTCTTtgaaggggggttctactgtattaacaaaacattatttttaCTGGTCACTTAGGATCTTAAATCTGAATTTCATCTGCTCAATATCAAACACCACCAAGGGCAGGCACTACGGCAGATGGGAGTGTTGAGGGGTGGGGTGAAGTGGGCTTCACAAATCGCCAGCGTCACATGTGTGGGAAAGAGGTCAAATCATGGCACATGATGCTCTTGCCTTTATTTTACTCGATGTCTAATGTTTGTTCTTCCTTTACAATCTAGTAAATCGTTTATTTTGTCAGCCTAACGTTCACATACTCACTTCCAGAAAGAAAATGTATGGCCATAAACACCTTGACTGAACTAGAGGACTTACATGCAATAAGGCGTCTTCAACCACATGATTCCTGCGCACTTGGAGACGTAGGTAAGGCATCGGAGGCCCTCCGTTCATGATAGTCTGTAGCAAAGATGTGCGCCTTTCTTGCAACATGCGGATACGGTTGTCGAAATACATCAGCATGTGTTTTGACGCAGTGTTCAGCACAAAACTGTGTACCATAAAGGAAAATTTGCTCTCAGGTTCTGACCTGTAGTACGCATAGTCTGTGCTGATGTCAATGTGCTCGTTTAACGGTTCATTGACAAACTCCTCTGCAGCAATCATGGGCTTTCGCCCATTCAGAGGCACAATACCCAGTTCTTTTCCTAGCGGGTCTTCTCTAGGTTGAGACTGTTCTTTGGGCTCCATGCCGATGGCCCCTTCCATGGCCATGTTCTGCATGTCCGCCTCGTTCATTCGCTTCTCCACCTCCAGCAGCTCAGGGCTGTCGTGAACACCGCCATACAGGCTGGCATAGTACACCACTTTCATCACGCTGCATGCCCCGCTGATGGCTTCGTCGTCGTTCAGCTGGAAACTACGACCCCAGCGACCTTCGTGGTTGATGATGCGCACTGTGATGAGCTGCTGCAACATGTGAAGCATCTCGGTGAGGCGCTGCGTTCCGTACCACGCCCACACCTTGACAAGTCTCGCCTGGGCGGACACAGGCATCAGTCCCAGCGCCTTGCAGAAGGCCGGAAAGGCCGCCTCCAGGTACTCGGGGCTGTGGAGGTTAGGGTACTCCATGATTATCACAAAAATGTTGATGAGATTGGGGTGTTTGTCCACGCTGTGGTGGTACTTGAAATCCATCTGCAGCGCCCGCGACAGGCTTATCAAAGCGTTGATGAGCGGTCCTTGGAAAGGCAGGTCGGGGAGGGATAACAACTGACTGTAGGCTCGGTGGAGAGAATCCATGTCCACGCTGCATGGCAAGTCTGCCTGTGCGTTCACATCCCCTTGTGACAAGTTGCCGGCGGAGACGGAAGGCACAAAGTCGTCGCCGCACTCCTGTACAGGCGAGTGGTCGACATGCATGGCTTCTGTTTCTGTGTCGTCAATGTCTTTGTCGGGGTCCGGCTCTGTCGTGGAATGGCTGGCGGGAGAGGTGTGAAAACTTTGCATCAAAGACTCTGGGTTGCTGAACACTGAACCGATGGTGCGAATCAATCGATGCCAATTGCCCGTGGTCTGACCCTCTTTGATTAGTGCGCTGACCTTTTCTTCATCCAAAAAGTGTACATCTTCCACTGAAACAtgagcacacaaaaaagaattAAGTCACAGCAAGGTTAATTCAAAAATCATACACATAATCAGTAATCATGCTAGCCATTATCGAAACCTTTATTTCCTTTCAAGCGTGAATTCTGGCTATCACAAAGCTTGTCACTTTGTTACGCTAGCCAGTTAAGCCAAGTCTACAACACCTGTCGTGATTGCATTATCTTTTGCAGGAAGAAACCGGTCACATAAAATATTAACTGGTACATATGACCAATTGCTGTTGAATTTTTAATGAAAACAGAATAAATGATCAGACTAgggcaaaaatgaaaagaaaacagtaaCAAAGCCAATGAATCCAGTACAGTGCCCCACCCCTCATCCCCTTAAAGTCTCTGGCCAAcccctttaagacctgattttgtcagaccTTCTAATACACACTATATAAGGTCTGAAAATGTACCTTGATTTTACAACCACTAGTGGCCATGGCACCTACCTGGCTTGCTGCTTAGACTTGACACAGagctggagggggagggggtggtgacGCCTTGCTTCACCTTTGCCCCTCCCCTGCCCGACGTCCCACTGACACCAGCCACAGCACCGTCGTTGCTGCGGCTACCCCCCTCCCCGCTAGGTGACACGCCCTGCTGTCCACCCGTCTCCTGCACGGGGAACTTGGCGTATTTTTGTGGGATGCCGTCGCACAGCCGGGCTCGCTCACGCGACAAGGAGATGGCCTGTAGAGCCAGCTTGTTCCTGTCCACAGACTTGAAGGTGAAGTCAGGGCAGGAGGCACACGTCAGGTTATCACAGTCCGAGTCTCCACAGCCATCGGTCAGCTGCATGTAGTAGTTTTGGATCAGCTGTGCAGCGGCCTGACGTTTCCTGAACACAAATCTTGCACATTAGAATGGTACAGATAATCTTAGTATTTAACCACTAGCTTTCTCAGTTTCAGCATCAACAATCCATACAATAAGTTTATGTTGAAACTGCTTGTTGTAGATCTCTGTGAACAAAGTGACAGATCTGACATTAAGTTTTACAAACATTTCTTTAGTTTTAAAATTAAAGCCAATTTGCCATGGTGTGCAATAATTTAGCACAACACATAATGGTAACCCagaaacttttgtagaaataaCTTTATAttatcttgtttgtttttgtttggtcagAAATAACCTTCCTAGCAGCTATGAAGCAAGTCTTAATTTATTAAAATACTGATATTACTAATATGTGATTTAAATTGTAACAAAGCTAATCTTTTTTTGATGTCATTAAACAGATATAAGATTGCTATTGAAATAACAGAATATTGTGCATTGTATACACACACAGCAAAGGTAGATAGCTAgaatatatttgtgtgtggaAAAAACCATCCAAACTGGAAACCCCTTTCATCAGTATTAAGAATAAAACTAAAGACTTACATTTCGTCTTGATCTGAACCTGAACCACTAACAGgacaaacactgaaacaaagaacaaaacacATTCTGCATTTGCAAGAAAATCTGTGGTAATGTTTTTATTAGTAAGTTATTAGTACATTTTGTAGAAATATCTTGCAGTTATTGAGTTAATATAATGTGTATATCAATCAAATTTAAATGTATGTGATGTAACTCAACCTCTTCCGTGAGCTCTCCGAACCAGTGAAAACCACAAATTGTAAGTGTGACCTTGAAAGttgaaaatgtccagaaaaattGGTAGTAAAATggaggggtctttattgggaATCAAACTTTTTGGACACCACAAAACACCTATACAAACCCATCCTAATAAAATGCCCTGGTCATTTCATTAAAAGGAAGGTAATGCTTCACATAAATTTCACTCACTTTCTTAGTATCTTACTTGCTGCAGCTATGTTCCTTGCGTTGCTTACAACACGAGGGCAACatatttcaaaataaacgtGTGATTTTGTGGCCGCCAAGAATGAAATCCAGTGAGGGGAGGAGAGGGAAGGTGGAGTGGGGGGCCAAGTGGGAGAGAGGAGGTGAACTaccactgacagtgacatttAATCTCTGCCAAAACCGTGTCACATCAACATGCAAATATTATGTATACAGTCATGactacacactctctctctcacacacacattctctttctctatctcacacactctctgaaTCAGAGTAAGACATATATAACTGGGCACATGCACTCaaacaacctctctctctcatgcacacTAGCAAGCATgcacatgacatgtatacacttACTGACTTAGTGACTTACACACAATaacactcactctctccctctctttaagACTCTTTTTGTTATGCAGATCATCTATCTAGATAGTAGATCTATACATgctctcacactcacagtgacGTCAAGTACACACGCATTCTCATGTAACTGAAATTTAAAAGAGGCCTGCAGGGGAGACTGTAGGGGACATTTCAAGCAATTAGACTAACCAGCACAAGAAATATAATGCATGCATGAATGACTACTGCACCTGACGGTCTGTCCGCGATGTCTAATGAGAGGCAAATGCGTGGTGATAACAAATTAAGAATGCCCATTGCTCACTTGTGCTAGAGTTTAACTTTAACAATAACATGGCATCAGAGCACGTTGATCAGAGGTGCCTGGGGTAAATTGAAATGAAAATCGTCATAGTCCGTTGAGTGTTGGTTCGTTGTCAGAAAACATGAGGTGTGGCTATTCGGAGGTCAGATACAGTGTGAGCAGAATCTGTGCCCCAAAGTTGAGAAAGAATTAGTCAGAAAATGGGATGTGTCGTTCTTGGTACCATGGTAGGGGTCTCTATGGGAGGTTTAAGTTTAACTGTATACTATTTTAACTATAAACTTACAGACACAAAGAATACATCCCATCAAAAACTGATCCCTTAAACACGGCAACCAGACTCTTAGTTTAACAAACGTGCGACAATGTGTTTTGAAACCAAAAACTGCCAGCTGCAATGAAAACCAGTTATAGGACTGACTGGCTGGCAATTTCTTTTCATGTATTTTCACATGAAAAGTTGTCAAATACCTGACATTTCTGGTTAATCACTTAATGCTTACACCGCAGAACAGCACCTGTCgaacactgaagaagaagacgTCAAACGACAGACCTCATTTTGATGTTAAATAGTTGAGGACACAGGTGTGAGCATGTGCgtttcactttcagtttcactcgactcactgtctcactgtcagtgtgtgtgtgagtaaatgTTATGAATATGTGcatgtaacatatatatatatatatatatatatttttaacaGAACAAAAAATGATGTACAGGAACATTCAAAGTCTAGCCTACTTGTTCTTTGCAATTTTGCATGTCTGACTTTGATGATGGTATCTCATGaatgcagggatgtcgttaggcgtcggacatcggacatttatcgatgaaaatccccaaatgtccgattcacattgccgcatgtcggtcagatgtcctatcgttttagcctgagcgtggtcattgtccgatatgtactccattccttcggacagcgcgatattcgttaattttcatttcaagatacaaatcttctaaaagacagaacgctctcgtgttcagctgacactggaGTTGCcagtgcggatcttttcttttgtcgggaattcccgaaccgtttgcggtatgcgccgtttgggtataaccgtctattatagtggattatttttagatcagtgcatgctgcaggagtacgggagacaactccaactgactaaatttgtcgtctgcttttgttttcgatacgagacgaagcactgaattatgccgcaaaagatcagcattagatcaaaccgatcattttgtttttcaacttttatccaaatcatgcagtttgtaatcaaagtaagagctctgaagttgttcatgttggtttctttgttgtggtttctttgaaactaaacaaatacaacattatacacacactgtgttgatgtatttactatattatgtgtgtgttctacagcgcgcgcacgtaggtgtgtgtgtgtgtgtgtgtgtgcgtgtgtgtgtgggcacatgactttggaacaattccatggaatgtgttataagctgtttggcgcaaattcataatgtcctattagactttctgaaagcggtcaaatgtcctattgatgctgaagaactcaggacatttgtcctataggtatggatttgtagcaacatccctgtgaatgtactgtcagtgtcacagaAAAAGCATGCCATTGCCAAGTAGGCGACAGCAATCTTGAAGTGTTAACTTACATGTacccactttctttctttatttggtgtttaacgtcgttttcaaccattcaaggttatatcgcgacggatgtaCCCACTGATTTGACTGCTTTAGAATCACTTCGAAAAAAAACCGCAAAAGTACATTACAAGATTTTGactttgtttgattttgtattAAACTTTTATTCATTCATTGAATAGCTAATCTATTTCATTTTCTATTTCATCAGAAAATAATAGCTAAACAGAATCAATGTTGTTGTCATATTTTTACGGTGGGTACGACCATCTATGCATGTGTAGCTAGCACAGAATTAGGTAGGGCCTACAGCACAACAATATAAAGTTATTCTCCATCGGCGATAAATGTAGAAGTACTAGAAGTAGAACATTCTTTTAGGCGGTAAGACTAAGAATGTGACTTTTGTGGGACAGTAAAGTTCTACTACTATGTCATTTCCAATGTCGTTAACTGAGCCAGCTAGCTGAGAAGGTATAGCCTCAGATTTCTAAAGAAGAAAACATGCGGACGTAAAATCAGTCGTTAAGCAAAGATCAAAACTCCACACTGACATGTATCGAAAGTGAAACACAACACACGGCACATCGAAAGTCAAGTTGCCTCAACTTTCAGTTGCGTTGTAGGCTACACCCATAACAACAGTTTCACACCAACCTTGCGGGATGTAGTCCGCCTTCTTGGTTGGTAGGATTCATGCGAAACGATCTCAACTTAAGGCAGGTACTCAAATAAACTAAAAGATCCACTCCAAACACCCGTGAAAGTGAAACACGTCGTCAGTATTACTACTCCTTCTTCGTCATCTTACAATGTCCGCCATGTTTAAGATGATCTCGAAGCGTGTCGAGACGCTCGAGAAAAGCTTTGATTCACACAGAAAAACTAAATCAAGCATAACAGAAtatatcaaacaaacaaaattaatataATCCTGGTAAACATTTGGatttactttttattttgtatgtcAAAATAAATGTATCGTTTTCCCATGAAACATCTTTCAAGATGTCCGCGCCCTAATACGAGTCAGTTGCTGGCTCAGTCTGGGTTACGAAGAGGTTTCAGCATTAATGTAATCATTTATTGATGTATGGTAATTTGCCAGTAACCGATCAATGCACTGAGCACTATTCAATTGCAGTTACGAAGTTTGATTTTGGGCTTCAATTGTTAATGGATTAAGGAGCTGACGTGTCGGTTTCAATACATTCGTCTGCTCCACAACATGAGAAGTGGAAAGGTATTGTAAACATAGGTCAGGTGCCAGACACACGCAGCATttgagaacagacacacacacaaagactcaCAAGTCAAGCTGCGAATCGGTAAGTCTAGAATGTGTTCTAAGAGTTCGGCAATAATTGAATCGGTTATATTTTTTAAGAACGTGTGTGCATCTAGGGCAAACTTATGCAGAAGCCTGAGAATGTTTAAAGGGGTCTAAAGTGTGTTTATTTCCTGAAGGTGCACTTCCTGTAGATAAGGAATTTCCCGAATGCACTTCCTGGTGGTTTTCTCGCATCTCATTGAAGGTCACGTGACACCCTCTAAAATGATGTTTTTGCAGAAGGTTTGTTGATCTAGAAATGTTCCAACACAAACCTTTCATCCTAAGTGTAACAAAGACAGTATTTTCACTTAAGTTTCAATGAATGAACTCtaattgaggtctaacgaatgacgtctcacaacgtgcgtggtcgtccttgggggtcaagaaagccgccgcgatcattgcgcagattgtattgatgtagtgtttgagtttcgttgttcacttgtgtgctgaatgctgctgcacatgcttttgctttgctttgtatgtattatgtatgtttgtcattgtaaagcgctttgagaatgtaaagcgctctataaatctcccatattattattattattattgcgcagacgacacttctagaccgccaatattttttgtgcgcatcacgtgcttcagaaacgaagcaattgggaaacctggatagcgACAAGCAGCAAATCGCTGCTGCGGTTTTGCGGTCAACATTGTGTAACGTGTTACATGACGATGATATGACCACTTGACCAGCACAGTGCGGTATTGCTGTGCTTTCAGCTGTTCTGTTCAGGTCAACACTTGTTCTAACTCCTGCTGGTTAGTCAAGTAAAGCATGCATTTGATCACAGCGGCGTAGCAGTACTAATGTCTTTTCAAAGTAAAACTGAACACAACCGTTTATAGCATTGGCAGTCTTGCGTAGGACATGAGACTGAATGTGATCTAGCTGTTTTCCGACAGGAACTGCACCCTGGTGCATtcattccctgtatacaggaaaaATACCTACAGGAAATGCACCCACTTTGTGTCGAATTAGACCCCTTCTCCAAACTTACAGGGGGGAGTATAGTGACATACAGCTAGAGGTAGGACGTCATCTGGCCTTGTTTGTCAATGTCACACTTTCTACCTGTATTCCACTGATGAGGTCTTATTTAATATTTATGATGATAAATCATTAAATGGTAGTTTTAACTTCAAAATTCACTTCACTGCAATACTCATcgttctcattcaagggacctAAGTACTCAGTGCTTTTTCAAATGATCTGAAGTTTTGGGTAAAATGCAAAGCGTTTCACCACGAATTTGTGTCACTTGGAAGAAACTGACATACTTTTCTCCCTCTCCTttattgtacagtggaaccccccatttaagactccctcctttttaagaccttgttttctcagactttctgttcataacctctgtaaaataacccccatttaaagactccctcctttttaagacctgattttctcagatttttggaggtcttaattaaaaggggggttccactgtacctgaaTTTCTCTGGGCAGGAGTTAGTCTTGGCCTGGCTGACGTCTTACCCATAACTGTATAAGTCTGCAATAATGTCAGCTAACAACATGGGGGTAGAGAGAAGAAGCTGCCTGTTCGAGCAGGGATCACGTTGACGgatgttttttttgtatttgaagCACTTAAAAAAATGGACACTTTTTAAAATCACAACGCAATACATTGCAAAAATAATgttcctatttttttttaatcaaattttaGAGTGAGCAGGGACGAGTGATTGGCGATCAGGGAAAATGGATAAACCAGCATACCTGCGAGGGAGGGGCAGAGGGCGAGGCAGGGGGGCGGTGCCTTCTCAAGGAGACTTCAACAGGCCTGGAAATAATGTCAACTCCCCTGGCTTTCCTGGCAAGCAACGACATTCTAACACTAACAGCGGTGGTGGAAATGTTCGGTCATCTGGAGACAACAACAGTTCGAAGGCAAAAGGTAGAGTCGACAAAGAAAGCTAATACCCCTGTCACACTAGGGCTGTGTCCTCGCGGCGTCCAAGAAAAATGAAGAACGTCAAGTTGCTCGCAGTAGGGTCTCCTACAGCGCCGGAGCAACGCGGTGGCATCTGCATTTGACGTGGTGAGGTCGCCATGAGTGCCATGCAAAGGCGCGCACTTTGAGCATGCACAAAGAAGCGCCGTCCCTCGGCGTTCTGATATGCGCGTAATAGGAACGCCGTAGGGTCGCCATAGCAGCATAGCAAGGTCTCCTACAGCGCCACAAGAGGTCCGTTGGCGCGCAGTACGGAC is part of the Littorina saxatilis isolate snail1 linkage group LG6, US_GU_Lsax_2.0, whole genome shotgun sequence genome and encodes:
- the LOC138968705 gene encoding ubiquitin-protein ligase E3A-like, which codes for MNPTNQEGGLHPASVCPVSGSGSDQDEMKRQAAAQLIQNYYMQLTDGCGDSDCDNLTCASCPDFTFKSVDRNKLALQAISLSRERARLCDGIPQKYAKFPVQETGGQQGVSPSGEGGSRSNDGAVAGVSGTSGRGGAKVKQGVTTPSPSSSVSSLSSKPVEDVHFLDEEKVSALIKEGQTTGNWHRLIRTIGSVFSNPESLMQSFHTSPASHSTTEPDPDKDIDDTETEAMHVDHSPVQECGDDFVPSVSAGNLSQGDVNAQADLPCSVDMDSLHRAYSQLLSLPDLPFQGPLINALISLSRALQMDFKYHHSVDKHPNLINIFVIIMEYPNLHSPEYLEAAFPAFCKALGLMPVSAQARLVKVWAWYGTQRLTEMLHMLQQLITVRIINHEGRWGRSFQLNDDEAISGACSVMKVVYYASLYGGVHDSPELLEVEKRMNEADMQNMAMEGAIGMEPKEQSQPREDPLGKELGIVPLNGRKPMIAAEEFVNEPLNEHIDISTDYAYYRSEPESKFSFMVHSFVLNTASKHMLMYFDNRIRMLQERRTSLLQTIMNGGPPMPYLRLQVRRNHVVEDALLHLEMRAMENPADLKKQLFVEFENEQGLDEGGVSKEFFQLIVEELFNPDFGMFTFNQETQQFWFNPSSFETESQFILIGIVLGLAIYNSCILHVQLPMVTYRKLLGKKGVFGDLMDVEPTLASSLQQILDYEGDDMEDVFMQTFRIGFQDIFVNSIQHDLKEGGGEIFLTQRNKREFVDLYADFILNKSIETQFRAFKKGFLMVTNESPLRYLFRPDEVEELVCGCKEYDFCALEQSTEYDGGFSSTSQSVRHFWEVVHEFSDEDKKRLLQFTTGCDRVPVGGLSKLKFIIARNGPDSDKLPTSHTCFNVLLLPDYSTKEKLKERLLKAVTYSQGFGML